Proteins encoded within one genomic window of Pararhizobium capsulatum DSM 1112:
- a CDS encoding pseudouridine synthase, translating to MNDSRRRQKPVAGRKVEAGGKRVTLPRALSKLGFCSRTQAEELIRAGRVAVGGRVVSDPEGWVDLSRDAISVDGKAVVAEKRVYLMLNKPRGLVTTRHDPEGRPTVFDCLKEIEHAHLSPVGRLDKASEGLLLFTNDTEFAQALLDPETHVAKTYHVQMDRIADEAMLEALRQGIRHDGEFLRARRVAKLREGGRNSWLEIELDEGKNRQIRRMLEALDIECLRLMRVSIGNLMLGDLEKGAVRALTGDEVADLRRLIEVARYA from the coding sequence ATGAACGACAGCCGCAGAAGGCAGAAACCGGTTGCGGGCCGCAAGGTTGAGGCGGGTGGCAAGCGGGTGACATTGCCGCGGGCGCTTTCCAAGCTCGGTTTCTGCTCGCGCACGCAGGCCGAGGAATTGATCCGGGCCGGGCGGGTGGCTGTCGGCGGGCGGGTGGTGAGTGATCCGGAAGGCTGGGTGGATCTTTCCCGCGATGCGATCAGCGTGGACGGGAAGGCCGTGGTCGCGGAAAAGCGCGTCTATCTCATGCTGAACAAGCCGCGCGGGCTGGTGACCACACGTCACGACCCGGAAGGGCGCCCGACGGTGTTCGATTGCCTGAAGGAGATAGAGCACGCCCACCTGTCGCCGGTCGGCCGCCTCGACAAGGCAAGCGAGGGGTTGCTGCTCTTCACCAATGATACCGAATTTGCCCAGGCCCTGCTCGATCCCGAAACCCATGTCGCCAAGACCTATCATGTGCAGATGGACCGGATTGCCGACGAGGCGATGCTGGAGGCGCTGCGGCAGGGCATCCGTCATGACGGCGAGTTTCTGCGGGCGCGGAGGGTCGCGAAACTTCGGGAGGGCGGGCGCAATTCCTGGCTGGAAATCGAGCTGGACGAGGGCAAGAACCGCCAGATCCGCCGCATGCTGGAGGCGCTGGATATCGAGTGCCTGCGGCTCATGCGTGTCTCGATCGGCAATCTGATGCTCGGGGATCTGGAGAAGGGCGCGGTCCGGGCGCTGACCGGGGATGAGGTCGCCGATTTGCGGCGGCTGATCGAGGTTGCCCGATACGCCTGA
- a CDS encoding glycerophosphodiester phosphodiesterase family protein, with the protein MRRMLAIATVSLFALCGIATHALNVQAADTSRARLILDRFTNANHWRQHVMVVAHRTGWKENGVTILPENSRAAIRHSIELGAEMVELDVRKSADGRLVVMHDSWLDRTTTCRGEVDTFTLAELRKCHLVVEGSGAVSDEIVPTLSEMFAVAKDQILVNIDNKLGPEILPDVAAEARAIGVAHQIVMKENLWSAKRIDEARAVMNTVGDDVIFMPILADDAIDDAAFMNRATEAFSAPAAELINWHKDNAPLTDKGGPLFSAKAHAAAINGNWHMWANTYPIVNRPPGMLAGGRGDELAVRENRPEESYGFWIDRGVTILQTDEPKAAIHWLETNGYRIPYDLTN; encoded by the coding sequence ATGCGCCGGATGCTCGCAATTGCCACTGTGTCGCTCTTCGCTCTCTGCGGGATCGCCACCCATGCACTTAACGTGCAGGCGGCCGATACCAGCCGCGCCCGCCTGATCCTCGATCGCTTCACGAATGCCAATCACTGGCGCCAGCATGTGATGGTGGTCGCGCACCGCACCGGCTGGAAGGAAAACGGCGTGACGATCCTGCCGGAAAATTCCCGCGCGGCGATCCGTCATTCGATCGAGCTTGGGGCCGAGATGGTCGAGCTCGATGTGCGCAAGTCCGCAGACGGCAGGCTCGTCGTCATGCATGACAGCTGGCTTGACCGCACCACGACCTGCCGCGGCGAGGTCGATACCTTTACACTCGCCGAGCTGCGCAAGTGCCATCTTGTCGTCGAGGGCAGCGGTGCGGTCAGCGACGAGATCGTGCCGACTTTGAGCGAGATGTTTGCCGTCGCCAAGGATCAGATCCTCGTCAATATCGACAACAAGCTGGGGCCGGAGATCCTGCCGGACGTGGCAGCCGAGGCGCGAGCCATCGGCGTCGCCCATCAGATCGTCATGAAGGAAAATCTCTGGAGCGCCAAACGTATCGACGAGGCGCGGGCCGTGATGAACACGGTCGGCGACGACGTGATTTTCATGCCGATCCTGGCCGATGACGCGATCGACGATGCCGCCTTCATGAACAGGGCGACGGAGGCTTTTTCAGCACCGGCGGCAGAGCTGATCAACTGGCACAAGGACAATGCCCCGCTGACGGACAAGGGTGGCCCGCTCTTCAGCGCCAAGGCGCATGCAGCGGCGATCAACGGCAACTGGCACATGTGGGCCAATACCTATCCGATCGTCAATCGTCCTCCGGGCATGCTGGCCGGTGGTCGCGGCGATGAACTCGCGGTACGGGAAAACCGGCCGGAAGAGAGCTACGGTTTCTGGATCGATCGGGGCGTGACCATCCTCCAGACCGATGAGCCGAAGGCAGCGATCCATTGGCTGGAAACGAATGGATACCGGATCCCTTACGATCTGACGAACTGA
- the prmB gene encoding 50S ribosomal protein L3 N(5)-glutamine methyltransferase, which translates to MTDITSELVTLRDYWRYAISRFNAADLSYGHGTTTATDDAAYLLLDSLELPIDTLDPFLDARLLPDERKLLAERIEARVTTRKPSSYLTGRAYIQGVRFHVDERVIVPRSHIGEILFAEYGNPDGSAFLPDPSLVESAVDICTGSGCLAVLAAKFFPYAEIDAVDLSEDALEVAKINVGDHDVEGQVSLYQGDLFKPLEGKTYDLIITNPPYVDHVAMDDYPPEFRAEPAMAHDGGVDGLDLVRIILAEAGKHLNPGGGMICEIGRGREILEAEFPHLEFLWLETAEADDSVFWISAEALGVE; encoded by the coding sequence TTGACCGACATCACCAGCGAACTCGTCACCCTGCGCGATTACTGGCGCTATGCGATCTCCCGCTTCAACGCCGCCGATCTGAGCTACGGCCACGGAACCACCACCGCCACCGACGATGCCGCCTACCTGCTGCTCGACAGCCTCGAATTGCCGATCGATACGCTCGATCCCTTCCTCGACGCACGCCTTCTGCCCGATGAACGCAAGCTGCTTGCCGAGCGGATCGAGGCGCGTGTCACCACTCGCAAGCCGTCTTCCTATCTCACAGGCCGCGCCTATATCCAGGGCGTGCGCTTCCATGTGGATGAGCGGGTCATCGTTCCCCGTTCCCATATCGGCGAGATCCTGTTTGCCGAATATGGAAATCCCGACGGTTCGGCCTTCCTGCCTGATCCATCGCTTGTCGAGAGCGCCGTGGATATCTGCACCGGCTCAGGCTGCCTTGCCGTGCTTGCGGCCAAATTCTTCCCCTATGCCGAAATCGACGCTGTCGATCTCTCGGAAGACGCGCTGGAAGTCGCGAAAATAAACGTCGGTGACCATGACGTGGAAGGGCAGGTCAGCCTCTATCAGGGCGATCTCTTCAAGCCGCTCGAAGGCAAGACCTACGACCTGATCATCACCAATCCGCCCTATGTCGATCACGTCGCGATGGACGACTATCCGCCGGAATTCCGCGCCGAACCCGCCATGGCCCATGACGGCGGCGTCGACGGACTCGATCTCGTCCGCATCATCCTTGCGGAAGCCGGCAAACACCTCAATCCCGGCGGCGGCATGATCTGCGAAATCGGCCGCGGCCGCGAAATCCTCGAAGCCGAATTCCCCCATCTGGAATTCCTCTGGCTGGAAACGGCGGAAGCGGACGATTCCGTCTTCTGGATTTCAGCAGAAGCTCTCGGAGTGGAATGA
- a CDS encoding aldo/keto reductase family oxidoreductase: MSNIEKSGTYKLGDRTVKRLGYGAMQLAGQGVFGPPKDRTEAVAVLREAVESGVDHIDTSDFYGPHVTNQIIKEALHPYRDDLVIVTKIGATRGADASWNPAFSKEALTQAIHDNLKNLGLDVIEVVNLRAMFGVHGPAEGSLEEPLTVLADLQRQGLVKHVGLSNVTAKQIADGRKITEIVCVQNQYNLAHRDDDALIEQLAAEGTAYVPFFPLGGFSPLQSSTLSDVAARLGATPLQVALAWLLHRAPNILLIPGTSSRAHLRENLAVADLALPADVLAELDGIAAAKAA, translated from the coding sequence ATGTCCAACATCGAAAAATCCGGCACCTACAAGCTCGGCGACCGCACGGTCAAGCGCCTCGGCTACGGCGCGATGCAGCTTGCAGGCCAGGGCGTCTTCGGCCCGCCGAAAGATCGCACCGAGGCCGTCGCCGTCCTGCGTGAAGCCGTCGAAAGCGGCGTCGATCACATCGACACCAGCGATTTTTACGGCCCGCATGTCACCAACCAGATCATCAAGGAGGCACTGCATCCCTACAGGGACGATCTCGTGATCGTCACCAAAATCGGCGCGACCCGCGGCGCCGATGCGTCCTGGAACCCGGCTTTCTCGAAGGAAGCCCTGACCCAGGCAATTCACGACAACCTGAAGAACCTCGGCCTCGACGTGATCGAGGTGGTCAATCTGCGCGCCATGTTCGGCGTGCATGGGCCAGCCGAGGGCTCGCTCGAAGAGCCACTGACCGTTCTTGCCGATCTCCAGCGTCAGGGTCTGGTCAAGCATGTAGGCCTCTCCAATGTGACTGCCAAGCAGATCGCCGACGGCCGCAAGATCACCGAGATCGTCTGCGTCCAGAACCAGTATAACCTCGCCCATCGGGACGATGATGCACTGATCGAACAATTGGCTGCGGAAGGCACCGCTTACGTTCCCTTCTTCCCGCTCGGCGGCTTCTCGCCGCTGCAATCGTCCACCCTTTCGGATGTTGCGGCCCGGCTCGGCGCAACCCCGCTGCAGGTGGCTCTTGCCTGGCTGTTGCACCGCGCACCCAACATCCTCCTGATCCCCGGCACATCGTCTCGTGCCCACCTCCGGGAAAACCTCGCCGTGGCTGATCTCGCTCTGCCCGCCGATGTACTCGCCGAACTCGACGGGATCGCAGCAGCCAAGGCGGCTTGA
- a CDS encoding carbon-nitrogen hydrolase family protein encodes MVFKVAAIQMCSGVDAAANAEAMDRLVREAAGHGATYIQTPEMTGAMQRDRVALRAMLKGEHDDLIVRRASALAATLGIHLHVGSTAIGLGEGKIANRGFLFGPDGSKICHYDKIHMFDVDLDNGESFRESSAYSAGDTAVMADLPFGKLGFAICYDVRFPDLFRRQAMAGAELMSVPAAFTQQTGEAHWEILLRARAIENGMFVIAAAQGGRHEDGRTTYGHSMIIDPWGKILGEAGGEGEAIVLAEIDTTVVSTTRAKIPNLKNGRAFTLAELPRASGDFAA; translated from the coding sequence ATGGTGTTCAAGGTTGCCGCCATCCAGATGTGCTCCGGTGTTGATGCCGCCGCCAATGCCGAGGCGATGGATCGGCTGGTGCGCGAGGCGGCCGGCCATGGGGCCACCTATATCCAGACGCCGGAGATGACCGGCGCCATGCAGCGCGATCGTGTGGCGCTCCGGGCGATGCTGAAGGGCGAGCATGACGACCTGATCGTGCGGCGCGCCTCTGCGCTTGCCGCCACGCTCGGCATTCACCTGCATGTCGGCTCGACAGCGATCGGGCTCGGCGAAGGCAAGATCGCCAATCGCGGCTTTCTCTTTGGACCTGATGGCTCCAAGATCTGCCACTACGACAAGATCCACATGTTCGACGTCGATCTCGACAATGGCGAAAGCTTTCGCGAGAGCTCGGCCTATTCGGCGGGCGACACCGCTGTCATGGCTGATCTGCCCTTCGGCAAGCTCGGCTTTGCCATCTGCTACGACGTGCGCTTCCCCGATCTCTTCCGCCGCCAGGCGATGGCGGGTGCCGAGCTCATGTCGGTGCCGGCAGCTTTCACGCAACAGACAGGCGAGGCCCATTGGGAGATCCTGCTCAGAGCCCGGGCCATCGAGAACGGCATGTTCGTGATCGCGGCGGCCCAGGGCGGACGGCATGAAGACGGGCGCACCACCTATGGCCATTCGATGATCATCGACCCCTGGGGCAAGATCCTGGGCGAAGCCGGCGGCGAGGGTGAGGCGATCGTCCTGGCCGAGATCGATACGACCGTCGTCTCCACTACCCGCGCGAAAATTCCGAACCTCAAGAACGGCCGCGCCTTCACGCTTGCGGAACTGCCCCGGGCGTCGGGGGATTTTGCCGCGTGA
- a CDS encoding ArsR/SmtB family transcription factor, whose amino-acid sequence MSITIDNDRIFKALSNATRRSILDSLKDRPQTTGELCETFPTLDRCTVMQHLKVLEESDLVLVRREGRERWNHLNPMPIKQIYDRWIGAYAAHAVELIGKMQIDMGD is encoded by the coding sequence ATGTCAATAACGATCGATAACGACAGAATTTTCAAGGCCTTGAGCAATGCGACGCGCCGTTCGATCCTCGATAGCCTGAAAGACCGTCCGCAGACGACCGGAGAGCTTTGCGAAACTTTCCCCACGCTCGACCGCTGCACGGTCATGCAGCACCTGAAGGTTCTGGAGGAAAGCGACCTCGTTCTCGTCCGCCGCGAAGGCCGCGAACGCTGGAACCATCTGAATCCGATGCCGATCAAGCAGATCTACGACCGCTGGATCGGCGCCTATGCCGCCCATGCTGTCGAACTCATCGGAAAAATGCAGATCGATATGGGGGATTGA
- a CDS encoding tautomerase family protein, with amino-acid sequence MPHVSIKMIEGRTEEQKQALAAVVTQTLIATLGCSDASVSVVIEDFADKDWTDAVYIPDIQGHAETIYKKPGYDPFE; translated from the coding sequence ATGCCGCACGTTAGCATCAAGATGATCGAGGGTCGAACGGAGGAACAGAAGCAGGCCTTGGCGGCAGTCGTCACGCAGACGCTGATTGCGACGCTCGGCTGCAGCGATGCCTCCGTATCCGTGGTGATCGAGGATTTTGCCGACAAGGACTGGACCGATGCAGTCTACATCCCCGACATTCAGGGCCATGCCGAAACCATCTACAAGAAACCCGGCTACGATCCATTCGAATAG
- a CDS encoding SRPBCC family protein produces MDLKFRVSGRIAKPVADVFEAVVNPQQLSRYFTTGGAKGRMETGATVKWSFHDFPGEFPVRIVEVVPNEKVVLQWGANESPDAGPPYDTTVTMSFAPLEDGRTLVTIAEEGWRQTPGGLKASYGNCEGWMQALCSMKAWLEHGINLREGMFK; encoded by the coding sequence ATGGACTTGAAATTCAGGGTGTCCGGCCGCATTGCAAAACCCGTGGCCGACGTGTTCGAGGCAGTCGTCAATCCGCAGCAGCTGTCGCGCTATTTCACCACGGGCGGCGCCAAAGGGCGCATGGAGACGGGAGCGACGGTGAAGTGGTCGTTCCACGATTTTCCGGGTGAGTTTCCCGTTCGTATCGTCGAGGTGGTGCCGAACGAGAAGGTCGTTCTTCAGTGGGGAGCGAATGAAAGTCCCGATGCCGGGCCTCCTTACGACACGACAGTCACCATGAGCTTTGCGCCGCTGGAGGATGGACGCACGCTCGTGACCATCGCCGAGGAGGGTTGGCGGCAGACGCCCGGCGGGCTCAAGGCCTCCTATGGCAATTGCGAAGGCTGGATGCAGGCGCTTTGTTCGATGAAGGCCTGGCTGGAACATGGGATCAATTTGCGGGAGGGGATGTTCAAGTAG
- a CDS encoding aldo/keto reductase, whose translation MALKDILTSKLGFGAAPLGNMFRNIPEAEARATVDTAWNDGIRYFDNAPFYGAGLAEIRMGAALSERPRDEYVISTKVGRIILDEVEDISARDLGEKGDVFKYGRANKIVNDYSADATLRSIEDSLKRLETDRIEIAFVHDVAQDFYGDEWLDVFETARKGAFKALDRLRDEGVIKAWGLGVNRVEPIELLLGLEEPRPDGFLLAGRYTLLDHDRALQRVMPLVAERGLGIVVGGPYSSGALVGGPNFEYAPATPAILDKVARIKAIADRHGISMKAAGLQFSLANPAVAAVIPGASQPSRIAEDSAALAEKIPADFWRELREAKLVNPEAPLPV comes from the coding sequence ATAGCACTCAAGGATATTCTTACGAGCAAGCTCGGCTTCGGCGCAGCTCCGCTCGGCAATATGTTCCGCAACATCCCGGAAGCGGAAGCCCGTGCAACCGTCGACACGGCCTGGAACGACGGCATCCGCTATTTCGACAATGCGCCCTTCTACGGCGCCGGCCTTGCGGAAATCCGCATGGGTGCGGCACTTTCCGAACGGCCACGGGACGAATACGTCATCAGCACCAAGGTCGGCCGCATCATCCTTGACGAGGTCGAGGATATCAGCGCCCGCGACCTCGGCGAAAAGGGTGATGTCTTCAAATACGGCCGCGCCAACAAGATTGTGAACGACTATTCCGCCGATGCCACCCTTCGCTCGATCGAAGACAGCCTGAAGCGGCTGGAGACCGATCGCATCGAGATCGCTTTCGTGCATGATGTCGCGCAGGATTTCTATGGCGACGAATGGCTTGATGTTTTCGAAACGGCACGCAAAGGCGCGTTCAAGGCACTCGACCGGCTGCGCGACGAGGGCGTAATCAAGGCCTGGGGCCTGGGCGTCAACCGTGTGGAACCGATCGAGCTGCTGCTCGGCCTGGAAGAGCCGCGACCGGACGGCTTCCTGCTCGCGGGCCGATACACGCTGCTCGACCATGACCGCGCCCTGCAGCGCGTGATGCCGCTGGTCGCGGAACGCGGCCTCGGCATCGTCGTCGGCGGGCCCTACAGCTCCGGAGCGCTGGTCGGCGGCCCGAACTTCGAATATGCGCCGGCCACGCCTGCGATCCTCGACAAAGTCGCCCGGATCAAGGCGATCGCGGATCGCCATGGCATCAGCATGAAGGCCGCGGGTCTGCAATTCTCGCTCGCCAACCCGGCCGTCGCCGCCGTCATCCCCGGCGCCAGCCAGCCGAGCCGCATCGCCGAGGATAGTGCCGCACTGGCGGAAAAGATACCCGCCGACTTCTGGCGCGAACTGCGCGAGGCCAAGCTGGTCAATCCGGAAGCACCCCTTCCGGTTTGA
- the ubiG gene encoding bifunctional 2-polyprenyl-6-hydroxyphenol methylase/3-demethylubiquinol 3-O-methyltransferase UbiG has product MSERSTIDQAEVDRFSAMAAEWWDPRGKFKPLHKFNPVRLSYIRNRVADNFGRDAKAQKPLEGLRVLDIGCGGGLLSEPMARMGADVVGADASEKNIRIAETHAAGSGVQVDYRAVTAESLAEAGETFDVVLNMEVVEHVADVEFFMSTCASMVRPGGLMFVATINRTVKAAALAIFAAENVLRWLPRGTHQYEKLVRPEELEKPITANGMGIADRTGVFFNPLSNQWNLSKDMDVNYMIVAKRPLQG; this is encoded by the coding sequence ATGAGCGAACGCAGCACCATCGATCAGGCGGAAGTCGACCGTTTCTCCGCCATGGCCGCCGAGTGGTGGGATCCGCGCGGCAAGTTCAAGCCGCTGCACAAATTCAATCCCGTGCGCCTGTCCTACATCCGCAACCGGGTAGCGGATAATTTCGGCCGCGACGCTAAAGCGCAAAAACCGCTCGAAGGTCTGCGCGTGCTCGATATCGGCTGTGGCGGCGGGCTCTTGTCCGAGCCCATGGCCCGCATGGGCGCCGATGTCGTCGGGGCGGATGCCTCCGAGAAAAACATCCGTATCGCCGAAACCCATGCGGCCGGCAGCGGCGTGCAAGTCGACTACCGCGCGGTGACGGCCGAATCCCTGGCCGAAGCCGGCGAGACCTTCGATGTCGTGCTGAACATGGAAGTCGTTGAACACGTTGCTGATGTCGAGTTCTTCATGTCCACCTGCGCCTCGATGGTGCGCCCCGGCGGGCTGATGTTCGTCGCCACCATCAACCGCACGGTCAAGGCGGCTGCGCTTGCCATCTTCGCCGCGGAAAACGTTTTGCGCTGGCTGCCGCGCGGCACCCATCAGTATGAAAAGCTGGTGCGCCCGGAAGAGCTGGAAAAGCCGATCACCGCCAATGGCATGGGTATCGCCGACCGCACCGGCGTGTTCTTCAATCCGCTCTCCAACCAGTGGAACCTGTCGAAGGACATGGACGTCAACTACATGATCGTCGCCAAACGGCCGCTCCAGGGATGA
- a CDS encoding winged helix-turn-helix transcriptional regulator: MDAGHRSGCPINLTLEMLGDRWSLIVIRDLMFGNRRHFRELLNRSEEGIASNVLADRLKRLAQNGLLSRVDDPSHKQKGIYSLTEASIELLPLLAHMGAWGRRHTRPSEALSIRAELLEKGGPDMWDAFMEELRFIHLGTERPKRSVLAELQAAYLAVVMKHSSRGRERNVES, encoded by the coding sequence ATGGATGCTGGCCATCGTTCAGGATGCCCCATCAACCTGACCCTGGAAATGCTGGGCGATCGCTGGAGCCTGATTGTGATACGAGATCTGATGTTCGGCAACCGGCGTCATTTTCGCGAGCTGCTGAACCGTTCTGAGGAGGGGATTGCCTCGAATGTGCTGGCCGACCGGCTGAAGCGGCTGGCGCAGAACGGGCTGCTGTCGCGGGTCGATGATCCCAGCCACAAGCAGAAAGGCATCTATAGCCTCACGGAAGCTTCGATCGAGCTTTTGCCGCTGCTCGCCCATATGGGGGCCTGGGGGCGACGACACACACGGCCATCGGAGGCGCTTTCAATCCGCGCGGAGCTTCTGGAAAAGGGCGGGCCTGACATGTGGGATGCCTTTATGGAGGAATTGCGGTTCATCCATCTGGGGACGGAACGGCCAAAGCGTTCGGTGCTTGCGGAGCTGCAGGCGGCGTATCTGGCGGTTGTGATGAAACATTCTTCGCGCGGGCGGGAAAGGAACGTTGAAAGCTGA
- the grxC gene encoding glutaredoxin 3 — MASVVIYTRQFCGYCSAAKKLLETKGVKFLEHDATYAPDIRQQMIERSNGGTTFPQIFINNAHVGGCDDLHALERAGKLDAMLAA, encoded by the coding sequence ATGGCTTCCGTCGTTATCTACACGCGTCAGTTCTGCGGCTACTGCTCGGCTGCAAAGAAGCTTCTCGAGACCAAGGGCGTCAAGTTCCTGGAACATGACGCGACCTATGCACCTGATATCCGCCAGCAGATGATCGAGCGCTCCAACGGCGGCACGACCTTCCCGCAGATTTTCATCAACAACGCCCATGTCGGCGGCTGCGACGATCTGCATGCGCTGGAGCGTGCCGGCAAGCTCGACGCGATGCTGGCGGCATAA
- a CDS encoding glutathione S-transferase family protein gives MLQLFAHPFSSYCQKALIAFYENDVAFEWRMLGQDDPENLAEWSAAWPIKRMPMLRDGDKNVVESTVIIEYLQLAHPGPVRLLPKNPADALETRMMDRFFDNYIMIPMQKVVFNAIRPEADRDPYGVDQARSLLDDAYGWLDGVIAGRTWAAGEDYSLADCAASPSLFYADWVHPIADRFENVRAYRNRLLERPSFARAVDEARPYRSFFPLGAPDRD, from the coding sequence ATGCTGCAACTTTTCGCCCACCCGTTTTCATCCTATTGCCAGAAGGCGTTGATCGCCTTTTATGAAAACGACGTCGCCTTCGAATGGCGCATGCTCGGACAGGACGACCCCGAGAACCTCGCCGAATGGTCCGCCGCGTGGCCGATCAAGCGCATGCCGATGCTGAGGGATGGCGACAAGAACGTCGTCGAGTCCACCGTCATCATCGAGTATCTGCAACTTGCCCATCCCGGCCCGGTTCGCCTGCTCCCAAAAAATCCTGCCGATGCGCTGGAAACCCGCATGATGGACCGCTTCTTCGATAATTACATCATGATCCCGATGCAGAAGGTCGTCTTCAATGCCATCCGTCCCGAAGCTGATCGCGATCCATACGGCGTCGATCAGGCTCGCAGTCTGCTGGATGATGCCTATGGCTGGCTCGATGGCGTGATCGCGGGAAGAACGTGGGCCGCCGGGGAAGACTATAGCCTCGCCGATTGCGCCGCCTCCCCCTCGCTTTTCTATGCGGATTGGGTCCACCCGATCGCCGATCGCTTCGAAAACGTCCGCGCTTATCGCAACCGCCTGCTCGAACGCCCCTCCTTCGCCCGCGCCGTCGATGAAGCCCGCCCCTATCGCAGCTTCTTTCCCCTCGGCGCGCCGGATCGCGATTGA
- a CDS encoding DUF1178 family protein: MIKYPLVCDNGHAFEGWFSSSADFDGQHARGLVTCPSCGSAAISKQLMAPSVATARKKEETRSLMVNEIHREAVGRMREIVKTIRENSEDVGEKFPEEARKIHYGETEQRGLIGQASIKEVEALLEEGIEIAPLPVLPDDIN, encoded by the coding sequence GTGATCAAGTACCCGCTCGTCTGCGACAACGGCCATGCCTTCGAGGGCTGGTTTTCCTCCAGTGCGGATTTCGACGGCCAGCACGCGCGTGGCCTTGTGACGTGTCCCTCCTGTGGTTCCGCTGCCATCTCCAAGCAGCTGATGGCGCCCTCCGTCGCGACGGCCCGCAAGAAGGAGGAGACCCGCAGCCTGATGGTCAACGAGATCCACCGCGAGGCCGTCGGACGGATGCGCGAGATCGTCAAGACCATCCGCGAGAACTCCGAGGATGTTGGCGAAAAATTCCCCGAAGAAGCCCGCAAGATCCATTACGGCGAGACCGAGCAGCGCGGACTGATCGGCCAGGCCTCGATCAAGGAAGTCGAGGCACTGCTGGAAGAAGGCATCGAGATCGCCCCGCTTCCGGTGCTGCCGGACGATATCAATTAG
- a CDS encoding ester cyclase, protein MWNSSGWKRRKRTIPSSGFQQKLSEWNEIQGPLADLYRSYIACLNSEDWENLGTYVDENVGYNGQTVGLVGYRQAREDEFREIPDLHFDISILVPNENTVASRLDFNISPRGELLGLPVNGKRVSFSENVFYEYENGKIAGVWSIVDRAAVEAQIAKSSEA, encoded by the coding sequence ATCTGGAATTCCTCTGGCTGGAAACGGCGGAAGCGGACGATTCCGTCTTCTGGATTTCAGCAGAAGCTCTCGGAGTGGAATGAGATTCAAGGTCCCCTCGCTGACCTGTACCGGAGCTATATCGCATGCCTCAATTCCGAGGATTGGGAAAACCTCGGGACCTATGTCGACGAAAACGTCGGCTATAACGGTCAAACGGTCGGCCTCGTCGGCTATCGGCAGGCTCGTGAAGACGAATTCCGTGAAATCCCCGATCTGCATTTCGATATCAGCATTCTCGTCCCGAACGAAAACACCGTGGCAAGCCGTCTTGACTTCAACATCAGCCCGCGAGGCGAGCTTCTCGGCTTGCCCGTCAACGGCAAGCGCGTCTCATTCTCTGAAAACGTGTTCTACGAATACGAGAACGGCAAGATCGCTGGTGTCTGGTCCATCGTAGACCGAGCCGCTGTCGAAGCGCAGATCGCCAAAAGCTCGGAAGCCTGA